Within the Solibacillus silvestris genome, the region ATTTTCATCCTGATCATTTTGTCGTTCTGAATTCACCTAAAACAGAAGTAGTCAAAAACTCTTTAAAAACGTTAAAGATGCATTATTTATTGTTAAAGGGAATGAAAATCAATCCGACACACCGATGTGTTCTTCATGTTGGTGGCAACTATAAAGATACCGAGAATTCCCTGGAGCAATTCGTTGATAATTGGATGGATGTTCCAAGAGCAATTCAAAAAATGATTATCCTTGAAAATGACGATACTTCTTTTACAGTTGATGATACGCTATATTTGTGTGAAAAATTAGAAATACCTCTTGTATTTGATTATCATCACCATCTTGCTCATCATTATAATGAAAAATGGGATGATAAGTGGGACCGAATTGTCGCTACTTGGAAGGATTCACCGTTGCCAATAAAAATGCATATTTCCAGTCCTAAAAGTGAGAGAGAATTCCGCCATCATTCTGATTATGTAGACGTAGACATGTTTTTCAGATTTTTAAAAGAAATCAAAGGAACAGTACCGGAAATACATTGTATGATTGAGGCAAAAAAGAAAGATGATGCGTTATTTCATTTGATGGAGGAAATAAAACTTCGTGAAGATGTAGAAATCATTGATGGTTCCTCTTTTTATTTAAAGTGATTAGAACTGGCACTACTTACCGAAAGAAGCCTAAATGTTGAAGGAAATCTACAACAAGCCCCCACCTCCATTAGTGTTGGGGCTATTTGACGATGACCATCATTTATAATCGGACAAGCTTTTTCCTCTGGACTCCTAAGGTTAGGAATGAAAACGGATCTAACATTCGAAATTACTTTTAAACAATTATGAGAAATATAAACACATTTAAGTTAGGATAGCCCTTTCTAAAAGGGGCATCAATATAAAAAGGAGGTGAATGGATGAAAGATCGAATAGTCAAGTGGTTGTTGGTTACGGGGTTTGTATTTTGTTTGCCTATAACAGTTATCATGAGCGTTTATGCGAACGAGGGACACTTGGCAGATGGCGCAAGGCAATGGTTGAAAGCTGACTTACAGGTTAATGCGGAACAAGATTTATCAGACCATATAGGAGTAACTAAGATTTCCGTGCGGGATCGTGAGCAGCCTGTTGACCTAAGAATTCTACAACAACGGTATCCAGAAATGTTTTTCTT harbors:
- a CDS encoding UV damage endonuclease UvdE, yielding MTIVRLGYVAMSMELNNASPSQTMTFTQFQKIKDREAAIRKLERIALKNLDNTFRLLKHNVFKDIHFYRLTSRLIPLANHEELPDWNYIKPLLEKLAEIGEYAAKHNIRIDFHPDHFVVLNSPKTEVVKNSLKTLKMHYLLLKGMKINPTHRCVLHVGGNYKDTENSLEQFVDNWMDVPRAIQKMIILENDDTSFTVDDTLYLCEKLEIPLVFDYHHHLAHHYNEKWDDKWDRIVATWKDSPLPIKMHISSPKSEREFRHHSDYVDVDMFFRFLKEIKGTVPEIHCMIEAKKKDDALFHLMEEIKLREDVEIIDGSSFYLK